One genomic segment of Misgurnus anguillicaudatus chromosome 25, ASM2758022v2, whole genome shotgun sequence includes these proteins:
- the LOC129425735 gene encoding E3 ubiquitin/ISG15 ligase TRIM25-like, which translates to MAEAHIFKDKFSCSVCLDLLKDPVTIPCGHSYCMSCITNCWDQNEMRIYSCPQCRQTFTPRPVLFKNVMFAEMVEELKKTKLQTAVPADSYAEAGDVECDACTERKYKAVKSCLECLKSYCQNHLKQHENLFNDRRHHLMNPTRQLHEMICSKHNKQLEIYCRTDQHCICYLCTMDEHKNHDTVTAVAERTEKQRVLGERQRKLHQIIEEREKELQELREAVDSHARSAQTAVEDSERIFTELIRSIERRRSEVTQLIRDQEKTAVSRAEGVMKRLEEEIDDLRRRDAELKQFSHTDNHIHFLQSFQSLSAALESSVSHRFTLSSLLSFDDVKKSLSRLKDKLEDFCREEIENISGEVTYISVISDELKTREDFLQYFKQFTLDSNTVHKFIQLSDGNRTATRTYTDPQYPDHPDRFDQQWQVLCRESLCGRCYWEVEWSGDVFISVSYKSISRKGRGDECWFGYNDQSWSLFCDDSSCTFIHNNKLTKLPVVLSSCRIGVYVDHSKGSLSFYSVSDTMNLIHRVNTTFTQPLYPGFYIFSGSVKLCNPAV; encoded by the exons ATGGCAGAAGCTCATATTTTTAAGGACAAGTTCAGCTGTTCAGTGTGTTTGGATCTCCTGAAGGATCCAGTGACCATTCCCTGtggacacagttactgtatgagCTGTATTACAAACTGCTGGGATCAGAATGAGATGAGAATCTACAGCTGCCCTCAATGCAGACAAACCTTCACACCAAGacctgttttatttaaaaatgtgatgtttGCTGAAATGGTGGAGGAACTGAAGAAGACAAAACTTCAGACTGCTGTTCCTGCTGACTCTTATGCTGAAGCTGGAGATGTGGAGTGTGACGCCTGTACTGAGAGAAAATACAAAGCTGTCAAGTCCTGTCTGGAGTGTCTGAAGTCTTACTGTCAAAATCATCTTAAACAACATGAGAATCTCTTCAATGACAGGAGGCATCATTTGATGAATCCCACCAGACAACTTCATGAGATGATCTGCtcaaaacataataaacaacTAGAAATCTACTGTCGCACCGACCAACACTGCATTTGTTATCTGTGTACGATGGACGAACATAAAAACCATGATACTGTGACAGCTGTAGCAGAAAGAACTGAGAAACAG AGAGTTTTGGGAGAGCGACAGAGAAAATTACATCAGATAATtgaggagagagagaaggagCTTCAGGAGCTGAGAGAGGCTGTGGACTCTCATGCG CGCTCTGCACAGACAGCAGTGGAGGACAGTGAGAGGATCTTTACTGAACTGATCCGATCCATTGAGAGAAGACGATCTGAGGTGACACAactgatcagagatcaggaaaAGACTGCAGTGAGTCGAGCTGAAGGAGTCATGAAGCGTCTGGAGGAGGAGATTGATGATCTGAGGAGGAGAGACGCTGAACTGAAGCAGTTTTCACATACAGACAATCACATTCATTTCCTACAG AGTTTTCAGTCTCTGTCTGCAGCTCTTGAGTCTTCAGTCTCACACAGATTTACTCTCAGCTCTCTTCTCTCTTTTGATGATGTGAAAAAATCTCTCTCTCGACTGAAAGACAAACTGGAAGATTTCTGTAGAGAGGAGATAGAGAATATATCTGGTGAag TTACATATATCTCAGTTATTTCTGATGAATTGAAGACCAGAGAGGATTTCTTACAAT ATTTCAAGCAGTTCACACTGGATTCAAACACAGTTCATAAATTCATTCAGCTGTCTGATGGGAACAGAACGGCTACTCGCACTTACACAGACCCTCAGTATCCTGATCATCCAGACAGATTTGATCAGCAGTGGCAGGTGTTGTGTAGAGAGAGTTTGTGTGGACGCTGTTACTGGGAGGTTGAGTGGAGTGGTGATGTGTttatatcagtgtcatataaGAGCATCAGCAGGAAGGGAAGGGGTGATGAGTGTTGGTTTGGATATAATGATCAGTCCTGGAGTTTGTTCTGTGATGACTCCAGCTGCacattcattcacaataacaaacTCACTAAACTCCCTGTAGTGTTGAGCTCCTGTAGAATAGGAGTGTATGTGGATCACAGTAAAGGATCTCTGTCCTTCTACAGCGTCTCTGATACAATGAACCTCATACACAGAGTCAACACCACATTCACTCAACCACTTTATCCtgggttttatattttttcaggTTCAGTTAAGTTATGTAATCCAGCAGTGTAG